In Oreochromis aureus strain Israel breed Guangdong linkage group 15, ZZ_aureus, whole genome shotgun sequence, a single genomic region encodes these proteins:
- the LOC116329511 gene encoding uncharacterized protein LOC116329511 isoform X1, with translation MTTQFKWIKFFSSVLLMLQVTAAAVEHSEFIIRDGGEVTLSCENLKDDRDKCNRTTWLFTKSKTSAAITQFEYGKIHREAKNKSDRLSVTANCSLVIKKLTAEDVGQYICRRFSKSGQREGPDSVAELSVVNITEYKDDNTVTLNCSVSTYEECKYTVKWLYGNKDLGMSVSTCSASVIFTTSDHIYTSKSSEMLKCQVTHDRNMQEFIFRIQSSDQETGWWMFIVAPLGLLALIAISAVIAIRWKRAKGKKMETNENPELNLNPAVTPSAPGTTQDSAEPEYAVAYASISYTNTTSKAQGRDKNEGERVTYSTVKASSMDPSNLYDTIK, from the exons atgACGACTCAGTTCAAATGGATTAAATTCTTTTCATCAGTTTTACTAATGCTTCAAGTAACAG cagcagcagttgaaCACTCTGAGTTTATTATCAGGGATGGAGGTGAGGTCACTTTGTCATGTGAAAATTTGAAAGATGATCGAGATAAATGTAACAGAACTACCTGGCTCTTCACTAAATCAAAAACATCAGCAGcaataacacagtttgaataCGGGAAGATTCACCGAGAGGCCAAAAATAAATCAGACAGACTGAGTGTTACAGCAAACTGTTCTCTGGTTAtaaagaagctcacagctgaGGATGTTGGTCAGTACATCTGCAGAAGGTTCAGCAAATCAGGACAACGAGAAGGTCCAGACTCTGTAGCTGAGCTGTCTGTTGTTAACA taactGAATATAAGGATGACAACACAGTGACATTAAACTGCTCTGTGTCCACATATGAAGAATGCAAATACACTGTGAAGTGGCTCTATGGTAACAAAGACCTGGGGATGTCAGTGTCTACCTGCTCAGCCAGTGTGATCTTTACAACATCTGATCATATTTACACATCCAAGAGTTCTGAGATGTTGAAGTGCCAAGTGACACATGATAGAAACATGCAGGAGTTTATCTTCAGGATTCAATCATCTGATCAGGAAACAG gATGGTGGATGTTTATTGTTGCACCGCTGGGGTTATTAGCACTGATAGCCATCAGTGCTGTTATAGCCATCAGATGGAAGAGAGCTAAAG gaaaaaaaatggagaCTAATGAAAATCCT gaaCTGAATTTAAACCCTGCAGTGACTCCGTCTGCTCCAGGAACCACTCAGGACTCT GCTGAACCTGAATACGCTGTTGCCTACGCCTCCATCAGCTACACCAACACCACCAGTAAAGCTCAG GGTCGAGACAAAAATGAAGGTGAGAGAGTTACGTACTCCACTGTGAAAGCTTCCTCCATGGATCCCAGCAACCTCTATGATACCATCAAGTAA
- the LOC116329511 gene encoding uncharacterized protein LOC116329511 isoform X2, translating into MTTQFKWIKFFSSVLLMLQVTAAAVEHSEFIIRDGGEVTLSCENLKDDRDKCNRTTWLFTKSKTSAAITQFEYGKIHREAKNKSDRLSVTANCSLVIKKLTAEDVGQYICRRFSKSGQREGPDSVAELSVVNITEYKDDNTVTLNCSVSTYEECKYTVKWLYGNKDLGMSVSTCSASVIFTTSDHIYTSKSSEMLKCQVTHDRNMQEFIFRIQSSDQETDPTSSSSQGTTTQNITSFITSEGLKAAGLLFAHIVLS; encoded by the exons atgACGACTCAGTTCAAATGGATTAAATTCTTTTCATCAGTTTTACTAATGCTTCAAGTAACAG cagcagcagttgaaCACTCTGAGTTTATTATCAGGGATGGAGGTGAGGTCACTTTGTCATGTGAAAATTTGAAAGATGATCGAGATAAATGTAACAGAACTACCTGGCTCTTCACTAAATCAAAAACATCAGCAGcaataacacagtttgaataCGGGAAGATTCACCGAGAGGCCAAAAATAAATCAGACAGACTGAGTGTTACAGCAAACTGTTCTCTGGTTAtaaagaagctcacagctgaGGATGTTGGTCAGTACATCTGCAGAAGGTTCAGCAAATCAGGACAACGAGAAGGTCCAGACTCTGTAGCTGAGCTGTCTGTTGTTAACA taactGAATATAAGGATGACAACACAGTGACATTAAACTGCTCTGTGTCCACATATGAAGAATGCAAATACACTGTGAAGTGGCTCTATGGTAACAAAGACCTGGGGATGTCAGTGTCTACCTGCTCAGCCAGTGTGATCTTTACAACATCTGATCATATTTACACATCCAAGAGTTCTGAGATGTTGAAGTGCCAAGTGACACATGATAGAAACATGCAGGAGTTTATCTTCAGGATTCAATCATCTGATCAGGAAACAG ACCCCACCAGCTCTTCCTCACAAGGCACCACCACACAAAACATCACTTCCTTTATCACTTCTGAGGGGTTGAAGGCTGCTGGTCTATTATTTGCTCACATTGTTCTGTCATAA
- the LOC116329511 gene encoding uncharacterized protein LOC116329511 isoform X3, which yields MEKLTAEDVGQYICRRFSKSGQREGPDSVAELSVVNITEYKDDNTVTLNCSVSTYEECKYTVKWLYGNKDLGMSVSTCSASVIFTTSDHIYTSKSSEMLKCQVTHDRNMQEFIFRIQSSDQETGWWMFIVAPLGLLALIAISAVIAIRWKRAKGKKMETNENPELNLNPAVTPSAPGTTQDSAEPEYAVAYASISYTNTTSKAQGRDKNEGERVTYSTVKASSMDPSNLYDTIK from the exons ATGGAG aagctcacagctgaGGATGTTGGTCAGTACATCTGCAGAAGGTTCAGCAAATCAGGACAACGAGAAGGTCCAGACTCTGTAGCTGAGCTGTCTGTTGTTAACA taactGAATATAAGGATGACAACACAGTGACATTAAACTGCTCTGTGTCCACATATGAAGAATGCAAATACACTGTGAAGTGGCTCTATGGTAACAAAGACCTGGGGATGTCAGTGTCTACCTGCTCAGCCAGTGTGATCTTTACAACATCTGATCATATTTACACATCCAAGAGTTCTGAGATGTTGAAGTGCCAAGTGACACATGATAGAAACATGCAGGAGTTTATCTTCAGGATTCAATCATCTGATCAGGAAACAG gATGGTGGATGTTTATTGTTGCACCGCTGGGGTTATTAGCACTGATAGCCATCAGTGCTGTTATAGCCATCAGATGGAAGAGAGCTAAAG gaaaaaaaatggagaCTAATGAAAATCCT gaaCTGAATTTAAACCCTGCAGTGACTCCGTCTGCTCCAGGAACCACTCAGGACTCT GCTGAACCTGAATACGCTGTTGCCTACGCCTCCATCAGCTACACCAACACCACCAGTAAAGCTCAG GGTCGAGACAAAAATGAAGGTGAGAGAGTTACGTACTCCACTGTGAAAGCTTCCTCCATGGATCCCAGCAACCTCTATGATACCATCAAGTAA